Proteins encoded in a region of the Polyodon spathula isolate WHYD16114869_AA chromosome 9, ASM1765450v1, whole genome shotgun sequence genome:
- the LOC121320555 gene encoding integral membrane protein 2B-like has product MVKVSFNSALAQKDARKEEEKSETLIIPEDKDPEDVIHIHQKSKTWRCCKYLGLALMLSGVVVGGVYLYRYFMYPEVLICGYKYREDDYMIPNAPNPSARLREIEERIRILEEEQVELINVPVPEFADSDPADIVHDFHRRLTAYLDLSLNRCYVIPLNTSIVMPPRDFLELLINIKAGTYLPQSYLIHEQMIVTDRIENVDQLGYFIYNLCRGKETYRLQRRDVIRGIQKREALNCHTIRHFENRFAVETVICEK; this is encoded by the exons ATGGTAAAGGTGTCGTTCAATTCGGCCCTCGCTCAGAAAGATGCGAGAAAGGAAGAAGAAAAGAGCGAAACTCTTATCATTCCCGAAGACAAG GATCCTGAAGATGTGATTCATATCCACCAAAAGTCAAAAACCTGGCGCTGTTGCAAGTACCTTGGACTAGCTCTGATGCTGTCTGGTGTGGTAGTTGGAGGTGTTTATCTCTACAGATACTTCATGTACCCG GAAGTGTTAATCTGTGGATACAAGTACCGTGAAGACGATTACATGATCCCAAATGCACCCAACCCGTCTGCTCGTTTGCGTGAGATTGAAGAAAGAATCCGTATTCTTGAGGAGGAACAAGTTGAGCTGATTAACGTCCCTGTCCCAGAGTTTGCTGACAGTGACCCGGCTGACATAGTTCATGATTTTCACAGA AGGCTTACAGCTTACCTGGATCTCAGTCTTAACAGATGCTATGTGATTCCCTTGAATACTTCTATTGTCATGCCACCAAGAGACTTTCTGGAGCTGCTGATTAACATCAAG GCTGGAACCTACCTTCCCCAGTCGTATCTGATCCACGAACAGATGATTGTCACTGATCGCATTGAAAATGTCGATCAGTTGGGCTATTTTATTTATAACCTGTGCCGTGGCAAGGAGACCTACAGACTTCAGCGCAGAGATGTTATTAGAG gCATTCAGAAGCGTGAGGCTTTGAACTGCCACACAATCCGTCACTTTGAGAATAGGTTTGCTGTTGAAACTGTCATCTGTGAGAAGTAG